The following are from one region of the Salicibibacter kimchii genome:
- the ytvI gene encoding sporulation integral membrane protein YtvI, with translation MTKAQASTIGRAVIVVGSIIILFLLAAYLFKLTYPFIIAAIIAWGLSPLLKYLKIKLRFPSTLASFVALLVGISLLGGIITGITFLMIYGFRQFGEQLPRWIEQGAEQLQQIFNETILPVWTEMTGFFDNLTAAQQETMHQGITQLGNQIGNILGNVGQAIADGVGNIFTAIPTVLLVIIFVLLAIYFMGKDAGAIKVGLQRRIPAFVQAKFVMFMQQVRVRVFGFIRAQLILMFITSVIVLVGLLVLGTENALMLAIIIGVAEILPYLGTGTILIPWAVYSFITGEIFMGIALSILYIVVVIVRQSIEPKVLSVSMNVNALSVLFSLFIGLQLFGIIGLFIGPALLVVITILNDIGVIKDIEDFIYTGFKEE, from the coding sequence ATGACAAAAGCACAGGCCTCAACAATTGGGCGCGCGGTCATCGTTGTCGGCAGTATCATTATACTCTTTTTGCTCGCTGCCTATTTATTTAAACTCACGTACCCGTTCATCATTGCCGCGATCATCGCTTGGGGACTATCGCCTCTCCTAAAATACTTGAAAATAAAACTGAGATTTCCGTCGACGCTAGCCTCATTTGTCGCACTGCTTGTGGGCATTTCCTTATTGGGCGGCATTATCACCGGGATTACATTTCTCATGATTTATGGTTTTCGGCAATTCGGTGAACAATTGCCCAGGTGGATCGAACAAGGCGCTGAACAATTACAACAGATTTTTAATGAAACCATTTTACCCGTATGGACGGAAATGACGGGATTTTTTGATAATTTAACAGCCGCTCAACAAGAAACAATGCACCAAGGGATCACCCAACTTGGCAATCAAATCGGTAATATCCTGGGTAACGTTGGCCAAGCCATTGCAGATGGGGTCGGAAACATTTTCACCGCCATCCCCACGGTTTTGCTTGTGATTATTTTTGTCCTCCTCGCTATCTATTTTATGGGAAAGGACGCCGGGGCGATTAAAGTAGGGCTGCAACGCCGAATCCCGGCATTTGTTCAAGCCAAATTCGTAATGTTTATGCAGCAAGTTCGCGTTCGGGTGTTTGGATTTATTCGTGCCCAATTGATTTTAATGTTTATTACATCCGTTATTGTATTAGTTGGCTTACTTGTATTAGGTACGGAAAACGCGTTGATGCTTGCCATTATTATCGGCGTCGCTGAGATCCTTCCTTACTTGGGAACCGGAACAATTTTAATCCCGTGGGCAGTTTACAGTTTTATTACGGGAGAAATTTTTATGGGCATCGCTTTGTCGATTCTCTACATTGTCGTTGTCATTGTCCGACAGAGCATCGAACCGAAAGTACTGTCCGTCAGCATGAATGTAAACGCGCTCAGTGTGTTGTTCTCCCTGTTTATTGGTTTGCAGCTTTTTGGGATCATTGGCCTGTTTATCGGTCCCGCGTTACTTGTGGTCATCACTATTCTAAATGATATAGGAGTAATCAAGGACATCGAAGATTTCATTTACACCGGATTTAAGGAAGAATAA
- a CDS encoding agmatinase family protein, with the protein MTSYIYGNTPCFLDATWAVDKNNRGADVIIYGVPWEGGVTWGDYTGVELGPKSMRVASARYSGYLPELDHINVFDHLKLADMGDVDVVPAEVDKTVERIVSFSGKAWQSGKFPVALGGDHTITYPIIKAWSDKNPDKNIGIIHMDAHYDNMPHFNGDKYARNTPFARLYELDAVRNESLLHVGIHGPRNKPESGRYARDAGAKTLTINDIREGGDLRALAHDIYKQASEGTDAVYLSICSDVLDHAFNPGGPVDVNGLSSYELLTMIHEFGKLGLCGMDFVEVYPQQDANDLSSHLASTVILYVLAGHALRQA; encoded by the coding sequence ATGACAAGCTATATATACGGAAATACCCCTTGCTTTCTAGATGCGACGTGGGCCGTCGATAAAAATAACCGCGGGGCGGATGTTATCATTTATGGCGTCCCTTGGGAAGGCGGGGTCACTTGGGGAGATTACACGGGCGTTGAACTAGGACCTAAATCGATGCGGGTAGCCTCTGCCCGTTACAGTGGCTATCTTCCAGAGCTTGATCATATCAATGTTTTTGATCACCTAAAGTTGGCTGATATGGGCGATGTGGACGTCGTGCCGGCTGAAGTTGACAAAACGGTGGAACGCATTGTTTCTTTTTCCGGAAAGGCCTGGCAAAGCGGAAAATTTCCGGTTGCGCTCGGCGGCGATCACACCATCACCTATCCAATTATTAAGGCATGGAGCGATAAGAACCCGGATAAAAACATAGGCATCATACATATGGATGCCCACTATGACAACATGCCTCATTTTAACGGAGATAAATATGCCCGTAACACACCTTTTGCGCGTCTGTATGAACTGGATGCTGTTCGTAACGAAAGCCTATTACACGTAGGGATACACGGGCCGCGAAACAAACCGGAAAGCGGTCGCTATGCACGCGATGCCGGAGCTAAAACGTTAACCATTAATGATATCCGTGAAGGTGGAGACTTACGTGCCCTTGCACACGATATTTATAAACAGGCAAGCGAAGGCACGGATGCCGTTTATTTATCGATATGCAGCGATGTTCTCGATCACGCGTTTAATCCGGGAGGCCCGGTTGATGTGAACGGCTTATCGTCCTATGAATTGTTAACGATGATTCATGAATTCGGGAAGTTAGGGTTATGCGGCATGGATTTTGTGGAAGTATATCCACAGCAAGACGCAAATGATTTATCTTCCCACCTGGCTTCGACTGTTATTCTTTATGTCCTGGCCGGTCACGCCCTCAGACAAGCCTGA
- a CDS encoding lipoate--protein ligase: MIFVDNGNTTDPSINLAIEEYILKNFKEADMYLLFYVNEPSIIIGKNQNTIEEVNTDYVEENNLHVIRRLSGGGAVYHDLGNLNFSFISEDDGNSFSDFQTFTAPVVTALQQMGVPAELSGRNDLQANGYKISGNAQFASRGRMFSHGTLMLDSELENVVSALNVSDEKIRSKGIKSIRSRVANINDFLENKIAMETFKETLLHHLFEGDSTFERYNLTDDDWKHIMEISENRYRKWDWNYGKSPKYDVKKSKKFDAGLVDFRFKVQKGIIADTAIYGDFFGTGDVEDIESRLNGTKYEPKAIANALEDVDTQTYFGPIAKADILDLLY; encoded by the coding sequence TTGATCTTTGTTGATAATGGAAATACCACAGATCCTAGTATCAATCTCGCCATCGAGGAGTATATCCTCAAGAATTTTAAAGAGGCCGATATGTATCTGCTTTTTTATGTGAATGAACCATCGATTATCATCGGCAAAAATCAAAATACAATCGAGGAAGTCAATACAGACTACGTGGAAGAAAACAATTTACACGTCATTCGACGCCTCTCGGGCGGTGGTGCTGTCTATCATGATCTTGGCAACTTGAATTTCAGTTTCATCAGTGAAGATGACGGGAACAGCTTCAGTGACTTTCAAACATTTACAGCACCTGTCGTCACTGCTTTGCAACAAATGGGTGTCCCTGCTGAGCTAAGCGGCAGAAACGACCTACAGGCGAACGGGTATAAAATTTCCGGCAATGCGCAGTTTGCTTCCCGCGGTCGCATGTTTAGCCACGGTACGCTAATGTTGGATTCAGAGCTGGAAAACGTTGTATCCGCGTTAAACGTCAGTGACGAAAAAATTCGTTCGAAAGGGATTAAATCCATTCGCAGCCGAGTGGCAAACATTAACGACTTTCTTGAAAACAAGATCGCTATGGAAACGTTTAAAGAAACGCTCTTGCACCATCTTTTTGAAGGAGACAGCACGTTTGAGCGCTATAACCTGACGGACGACGACTGGAAGCATATTATGGAAATTTCGGAAAATCGATACCGGAAGTGGGATTGGAACTATGGAAAGTCTCCGAAATATGACGTAAAAAAATCGAAAAAATTTGATGCCGGTTTGGTAGATTTTCGCTTTAAGGTGCAAAAAGGAATCATTGCCGACACAGCCATTTACGGAGATTTCTTTGGTACGGGAGATGTTGAAGACATTGAATCCCGCTTGAACGGAACGAAATATGAACCGAAGGCCATCGCGAATGCGTTGGAAGATGTTGACACGCAAACGTATTTTGGTCCAATCGCAAAAGCAGACATCCTTGATTTATTGTATTAA
- a CDS encoding viroplasmin family protein translates to MAKKKYYVVWQGRRPGIYQSWDECQKQVNGYKGARFKSFSSKEEAERAYYTEGNTSITPSKKEETYIRDSMSVDAGTHGNPGPVEYRGVYTKDGSILFEHQPFSKGTNNMGEFLAIVDALIWQEKQGIKLPIYSDSQTAMTWVTKKKAKPTLPRDKTTEEIWEAIDRAEKWLQTNAISAPLLKWDTKAWGEIKADYDRK, encoded by the coding sequence ATGGCAAAAAAGAAATATTATGTCGTCTGGCAAGGTCGGAGGCCCGGCATTTACCAGTCATGGGATGAATGTCAAAAACAAGTGAACGGTTATAAAGGTGCCCGTTTTAAATCTTTTTCAAGCAAGGAAGAAGCAGAACGTGCGTATTATACAGAGGGAAACACCTCGATCACTCCCTCGAAAAAAGAGGAAACGTACATAAGAGACAGTATGTCCGTGGATGCCGGAACCCACGGGAACCCGGGGCCGGTGGAATACCGGGGGGTTTACACGAAAGATGGGAGCATCTTGTTTGAACACCAACCTTTTTCCAAAGGTACAAATAACATGGGTGAATTTCTCGCCATTGTAGATGCATTGATTTGGCAAGAAAAACAAGGCATCAAACTCCCGATTTATTCCGATTCCCAAACGGCAATGACGTGGGTGACTAAAAAGAAAGCAAAGCCGACACTTCCAAGAGATAAAACAACCGAGGAAATATGGGAGGCCATCGATCGGGCAGAAAAATGGTTGCAAACCAATGCTATCTCCGCACCCCTGTTAAAATGGGACACGAAAGCTTGGGGCGAAATCAAAGCGGACTATGATAGAAAATAG
- a CDS encoding type 1 glutamine amidotransferase domain-containing protein, which produces MRIAVVLTDMFEDVEYTQPAEAFKQAGHELTVIEKETKKSVTGKQNQESVPVDAAVDDVNPEDFDALFIPGGFSPDMLRADERFVTFAKHFMDENKPVFAICHGPQLLITAKALEGRNVTGFTSIQTDLEYAKANVHDQEVVVCHHLVTSRQPEDIPAFIKESLNQLQMKQTG; this is translated from the coding sequence ATGAGGATTGCAGTTGTCCTGACAGATATGTTCGAGGACGTTGAATATACACAACCCGCAGAAGCGTTCAAACAAGCGGGGCATGAATTGACGGTTATAGAAAAAGAAACGAAAAAAAGTGTAACCGGAAAACAAAATCAGGAAAGCGTTCCGGTGGACGCGGCCGTTGATGATGTAAATCCCGAAGACTTTGATGCACTTTTTATCCCGGGTGGCTTTTCCCCGGACATGTTGCGTGCTGATGAACGTTTCGTGACGTTTGCGAAGCATTTTATGGATGAAAACAAGCCGGTGTTCGCGATTTGTCACGGACCACAGTTGTTGATTACAGCAAAAGCTTTGGAAGGCCGGAATGTAACAGGGTTTACATCCATCCAAACGGACCTTGAATACGCAAAAGCAAACGTCCATGATCAAGAGGTCGTCGTTTGCCACCATCTTGTCACCAGCCGTCAGCCTGAGGACATCCCGGCATTTATCAAAG